TGTGTTACTGCTCTGAAACCCTCTAAGTCAGAATTCTTTTGATTGGCTTCATTCTTCAGCTGAAAGGCCAGTCCAGAGCTGTGGATATATAGTCCATTGCTttcataaagtgttttttttctcctcctctattTGTGTTGACTTTTAGCTACTTGTGCTATTCATTTTCCAGAATGATTCACTCATTCCATCCTGTCTCTCCCAGTTTAACTTTCTTTGGTGGGTTTTCTTTGGCATTAttggcctgggcacagtggctcatgcctatcattccagcacttggaaggccaaggtgggaggatcccttgagcccagcagtttgacaccagcatgggcaacacagggagatctcgtctctcaaaaaaaaagaaagaaaattagccaggtatggtggcgtacacctgaaATCCTAggtacttgtgaggctgaggcaggaggattgcctgaacctaggagtttgaggctgcagtaagctatgatcacacccctgccttccagcctgggtgacagactgagaccctgtctcaaaagaaaaataaaaagaataattgatttatttaagaaatatttgtagtATACCTATAATATGATAGGGATTGGAGATAACTTAATAGATTTGATCATTGCTGTCATGGGGCTTACCAGTCTAGTagagggaaaacagaaaataacattaaatatatatatataaattgcaaAACATATGCAATGAAGGAGAGAAGGAGTGTGATAGTGCATAATGGAAGTGGGAGGCCACATCAACTTAGCATCCTCAGGGATATCTCAGAAAACCTTTGAGACAAAACTTAATCCATAAGAAAAGCCAGCTAATTGCCCCAAAAGAGTGGAAACACCAGCATTCCAGGTAGAAGGAATAGTATCTGTTAATATTGAAGGAACTGAATGGAGGTTGTCATAGCCAAAGCAGTGGGCTGTGGGAGAGTTGTGTGCGATGAAGTCAGGGCCAGATAGGGAAGGCCGTGGAGTTCTTTTAAGCCTTCATACAAAGTTTGCAATTTATTCTAAGTAATAGCACATAggatattcttttatatatgaCTGTGAGATGCAGAAGTGGAGACCATGCATTCTAACTGGGGCTTGGGAGGCCAGGGACTCGTGCAGCCTAGCCTGGCACATAGCCAGGCACTCCCATTTAAATGCTGATTGCTGGTGAGATGCAGGCTCTTGTCCTAGCTCTGTAGGTCACTTTTTGCTTTTGCAAGGTAAGATGCTCACTTGTATGAGAAACAGCGTATTATGCACCTGTAGAACTGGTGGACCTGTGACTCATTCTTTGTTATGACTGGTGTTTGCTTCCAGGTAATAGCAGTGAGTGCCCGCCTCCGGGAAATGCTGAAGATGACACTGTTTGCTTGGATCTTGGCAAGTGTAAGGATGGGAAATGCATCCCTTTCTGCGAGAGGGAACAGCAGCTGGAGTCCTGTGCATGTAATGGTGAGCAGTTTTATGCCCAGTCCAGCAGCAGGAGAAAACATGGCCTTTGTCTGCCAGGCTCCCTTCCTCCATTTGGAGGTCGTGCTAATGACAGCAGTGGTGAGATGCAAGCCGAGGATGAGGGGACGGGGAAGGGCAGGGTGGTGTCTGGAGACAGGCATCTCTGCATGCAGATCCACCATACCTGGGAGACCTAGCCTGTTGGTGTTTCTTCTTGCTGCAGTTTCAGGCCATATGGCAGGCTTTGAGGTGGGAGAGGAGGGAATTTTGTtgagggtgagtgggtgggtaggTAGAGGTGTGTCCTAGCCTTCCTCTGCTCCATATCATACAAACCACAAAAGCAGCAGTAGCTATCTACATTACATTGGCATGGAACTAGGATACTCCTGCAACAACTCCACCAGAGAGAGCTGATTCCAGGACCTAACCCCACTAGATGAGGATTTTTGCAGTTATCAAGAAGGCTGGGTCTGCTCCCCTCTGATCTCTTAGAGCAGCCTGGGGCAGGAGCCTCTCTCCTGCTGGCCTGTCAGTTTTCCTTAGGTTTCTGTGCTATTTTGGAACCCCTGGGTTTGAGGGCATCCTCATGGACTGGTCAGGGACTGGCTGGACTCTGCTTCCCACCCCACTTAAACCATGGGAGTTGATGAGGGAGTTCTCTTGCTTTCAAAATAGAcaaagagccaggtgtggtgactcacacctgtaatcccatcactctgggaggccgaggtgggcagatcacttgaggtcaggagttcgagagcagcttggtcaacatggcaaaacgctgtctctactaaaaataaaaaaaattagccgggtgtggtagcgtacacctgtaatcccagctgctagggaggctgaggcaggagaattgcttgaacccagggggcggaggttgctgtgagctgagattgcgccgctacactctagcctgggcaacagagcgagactccatttcaaataaataaataaataagtaaaaaataaaataaataaaagacaaagaaccCGGTAGTTAAATAAAATCACTGGGTTGGAAGCTCACCATCCATACAGTGGAGTGAGGAACTCTTCCAAGTTCAGTAATGTGTAGGTAAAGATGATAGGttgagggcagtggctcacatctataatcccagcactttgggaggccaaggtgggtggatcacttgagctcaggagttgtttgagaccagcctgggcaacattgtgaaacctcatctcttaaaaaaaaaaaaaaaaaaaaaggtaacacaTAGTAGATGCCAAATAAAACAATCTGTTGTGTTGAATGGCAAGAGGCTTGGGGTGCTCTGGAAGGACAGAGCCCGACACAGTAAAAGtccaagaaatattttataaattagtgAATGAtgaaaaggttttctttttttttgtgagatggagtctcactctcgcccaggctggagtgcagtggcgcgatctcaggtcaccgcagcctccgcctcccgggttcaagtgattctcgtgcctcagcctcctgagtagctgggactacaggcaagcaccaccacacctggctaattttttttatttttagtagagatggggtcttgccatgttggccaggctgttctcgaactcctggcctcaagtgatctgtccgccttggcctcccaaagtgctgggattacaagcgagagccactgctcccggccttttctgaaaaggttttctttttgctCGTTTTTGTGttctagttgatttttttttctcctaagtatGGTTTAATTTTCTGGCATTTCTGCCATTCCTATGTATGCCCACATGGCTCACAGATGCCCGGTGTTTTATCCTGTGACCTGTCAGAGCTGTTCTTGGGAGGAGTTGTGGAGCTTTGGCTGCAGGGCTCATGCTCCTGGGGTCACTGAGCTCCCCACCCAAGGGTGGACAgttgtgtcccagctgctctcgcTTTCAGGGAGCCAGTGTGGGCCCCTGAGGGGCACACTTTAGACTGAAAAACCAAGGATTGAAGTCAGCAGGGTGAAGTTGGGACAAAGGGAAGCATTTAGAAGAGCATTGTGAGGGGCTTGAAGGGGAGAGAACAGTTAGACTTTGAAGAGAGGTCTTGAATCTAGAACggatttttctctgcatttttttttaaaccttgggGCCTCTGTCACTGAAGGCTGAGGAGTGTGACCTCAGAAACTACTCCTTGGTGGGGGCTATGGATAGTATtagctatttaaataaaaaataaatgtgatttctTACCTCTTTGGGAGCATGGtcagggaggaaagaggaggcaggaggagaggcaGGTCTCAGAACAATCCAGCTGTCAATGCGTGTTCTCTGTTCCAGAAACTGACAACTCCTGCAAGGTGTGCTGCAGGGACCTTTCCGGCCGCTGTGTGCCCTACGTCGATGCTGAACAAAAGAACTTATTTTTGAGGAAAGGAAAGCCCTGTACAGTAGGATTTTGTGACATGAATGTGAGTATTTATGTACAGCTTTTTCTGTAACAGCCAGATaggaagtttttattttgtaagtacttgattttgcagatgaaaagaaatcaaaacacaaGTGGGGCTACATCCTTCTGGCCCATTGTTATCTACGGGTATTACTTAGGAGGAGAAGACGGAGTGCTTTCAGGTCCCTGCCTGTAGTTTCCTTCCATGGTGGGAGGCTTTGAGCCCAGAGACTGAGAAGGACTGGGGTGGGGACTTTATGGTAAAGTTGGTTGGTTTCAGGCAGTGGGTCCTAATTATGTTTTCCTAGATTACTTACAGAACTGACTAAGATTGCAAAATTATTCAGGGTGTGATTTTGAAACAGGTGCTGAATGAGTAGGAAAGACCTAGAAGGCTGCTTGACTTACTTAAGCCAGACCCTTTTGTTCTCTAGAGAAGCATAATTTTTCTCATGCAGAATGATGGGAGAGGGTTTTAAGATTTACGAGGCTTCACAGGGAGTCTGGCTGTGGTGTTCACTGTCCACTGTGTATGTGTAGAGTCCTTACTGGAATGCCTCATCTTTAGCAAACTGGTTTCCTTGATTTTTGTCTCCTGGTAATTCTAAATCACTTGTAAAAATGGAGTAATTATGAAAGTGTTAATGACAGATGTCCTACTTTCTTGGGTACTCATTACGCGGAAGTTATTGCCTTGTGTCAAAGATGGGAAAACGTTTGATTTTAATGAAGCCCTTTACATGTCAGTTATTTTTATAAAGCTACATTGCTTCTGAATACATTGTGTTTGGGAATGATGCTGTATGTATGTTTTTTCTTCATAGGGCAAATGTGAGAAACGAGTACAGGATGTAATTGAACGATTTTGGGATTTCATTGACCAGCTGAGCATCAATACTTTTGGTAGGTGATTTCCCCAGATTACTTACTTACTGAGAGCTGAGTCGATTTCTGTGATGACATTAGAAAAGTGTGCTTTCAGAGTGATGTGCTCTAATTCTGCAGTAGAAGGTGGAACTATTCACAGCTTTAGTTATGAAACAACTTTGTTGGCTAGAATAAAATGAACTCATAGATAGTCTGTCCCCGTGGAGCTTGGATGCACAGATTTTCTGACAAGGGAAATAAAGTCAAAATACTGGCTTCCTTCTTTACCCAAAAATATCCATGTGATTAGCATAAGCATAGTTTAATGCTATAGACTGAATCCTGATTGATGTAAGAGTGTTTATTTGACTGAATGCTATATACTGAATCCTGCTTGATGTAAAAGTGAGCCTCATATTTTGCAGAAGCAGGGTATATCATGTTGTCACGAGTCCATAATTTAATCACAAAAATAATATCCAGGTAACAAAAACTTTGTCTTCTTAAGCATTTACTAGTAGTAGCATTCCATATTAATCTGTTGACACAGCTACTCCAGGTAACATGTTGAATATTCTGCAATCTCTTCCTGTCAGCCAGTATATGAGGGCTATTTCTTTAAAAGCACTTGGTATGGAGAGACGGTGTGGTGTAATACAGGCAGCACAGACATTCTGCTCTCGGTAGTATGTCTAGCCAGCAGCTCTGGCATTTGACACAATGGTAATATCCTAAGAGCATTTCACTTTAGATTTGTGAAGTACTTGGTCAAGACATTCACTGTTTGGAATTGTTCACAGGAAAGTTTTTAGCAGACAACATCGTTGGGTCTGTCCTGGTTTTCTCCTTGATATTTTGGATTCCTTTCAGCATTCTTGTCCATTGTGTGGTAAGTCATCAACTTTTaagtaattaaatgttttatttaaattttgatcaACTCCAACCATGTAAtctctggaaaaggtaaaacttgTTCTTAGCAAAGTTTGGCCTGATATTTCCaatagctttttttgttgttattcctAGGGGAACATGTCTTGTAGAAAGCTtaactaatggtcttttaaaaaaaatactatttttgtgtgttggtgttttaatatataaatttcttaggaattttatacttttaagcaTAGGAGACTGTTTAACTGGATTTGTCCAGGTCCTTTGATGAGTAAAGCCCTTATTTAAGAGCATTTTCAGGCTGACTTTGTTGCAATAGAGCAAATATCAAACATCGGCATTTCAGATGTTCCCCATATATCATGTAGATTATTGGCAGCAGATGGCTATGTCTTCAGCCTTCTGCACAAATAGGATGTAGGGACTGGGGCCCAGCTGTCTATATAGAGTATTTACATCTTCCCCAAAAAATAAGAGTAAGCAGTCTTTTCTGTTCTCATTCAGAATCAGTAACAGCTACAAGTTGAATTGGGCTTTGACTAAGGAACTCCTGGTCCTTTATAAATTTGAGGCCCTTTTTCATAAATGTTCTTACGAATCCATTCACTTGCATCTGTGGGGAATGGGGATTTGTCTGCTGTAGAGATGAGAAAGTCACACCCAGGCTTCCAGACTTGTTTTCCCAAACTCTTTCATAGTGGCCTTCCTATGAGCATTTAAAAATTCCAGCACAACTCTGATGACAAAGGAGTTTTTCCTActgcctccttcctttcctttcctgctgGCTTCTCCTGCCTAGGGGCCATCTCACAGAGCAGCTCTTCCTCAGGGTGGTGAGCATGATGGGTATAGGAAGATCTCTAGGGAGCACTTCTGCTGAAGAAAGCTGAAGGTGACGTGCTTGAAGCTTTGACAGATGTCTCTGGATGACAGTGCCATCCATCACGATTGCTTCTATTGGAGGATGGAACCTATTTTGTTTACAGGGAAGTTACACATGTGGACAAGGCACGACCCTTGATTTCAGAGCAAAGCCTCTGATAGGAGGGAGGGCCATGGCTTGTTTCTGGTCATAGAATGCATTGATGGCACCCAGATAGGAAGCCTAGTCCTGGATTCTTGGTCCTTGCCCTCTGTCACCTATTATGCTTCAGCCACAGGCAGGGACGGGGCAGCAGATGGCCATGTGGTTAGCCTTCTGCAGAAGTAGGATGTAGGGATTGAGGCCCAGTTCCTCCAGCTGCAGGCCCAGCCACCTGGTCTTCCTACCAGTTGCCCTTCCAGTCAGTGCGGTCCTGGTGTACCCAGCATCTGGGACATTTGTCATTTCATGCACAGGAAGATGCCTTTATTATTCCCCTGCCCACAGAGGGATAAATTTCTCAGAAAACATAGCACTTAAACCTTGCCTCTTTCTGTACTTAACgccaaaatgtatttcctttgagTGCAAAGCAAACACTTCTAGACTGGTGGCATAACTAAAGCTTGGGTGAGAAATGGATTGTCATCTGTTGAGCCTGCTATCACTTTCTACAACTCAGGTTCTAAGTTCTTCAGTTAGTGTTAGGAATAGCCTGTGATGAAATAGTACTCACTAACTGAATTGTATTTGTAGGGAATGACCTTCTTGCTGTTTCTTTCTAGGATAAGAAATTGGATAAACAGTAtgaatctctgtctctgtttcaccCCAGTGTAAGTATACCATAAGAAAGAAACATAATCTTCGCCTGGTCTGAGGCCCTGTTAGGCAAAGACCTTCACCTGACCCAGCAAGAGCTTTCACTGGCTGATGGAAGGTCATGTTGCAGCAGGAAGGGTCTAGGTTGGAATGTTTACCCTTCTGACAGCAGTGATGGTGAACTTCGATTAGTTGCATGGATGGAGATTTAAAGAGCTGTGCTGTCCCCTTCCCAAGCCATAAGGAGTGATTTAGCCATTCAACACTGAGTTAATATTTTGAGTTCAATTTCTCTCTTGGGATCTTTCTTACCTTGAGAGGTTTGAATCCTCTTTTGGGTCTTCAAATGGTAAGTTTTCAGGATGCTTGAAAGCTAGTAATTactgtttttgccattaaaagtaatggcattaattacttttgcaccaacctaatattttttaGTCACTTCTTAGGTTGAGTGAGCCTCACCTAGCACTTTTTTCTTAGCATCACAGTGCCAACAGAATAAGGGGCTGTTTGATGGGTAAGGGTGGAGCTGTGAGGACCTCCGATTCATCTTTTATTCCTATCAATTGAACCCATCTCTTTGCAGAACGTCGAAATGCTGAGCAGCATGGATTCTGCATCGGTTCGCATTATCAAACCCTTTCCTGCGCCCCAGACTCCAGGCCGCCTGCAGCCTGCCCCTGTGATCCCTTCGGCGCCAGCAGCTCCGAAACTGGACCACCAGAGAATGGACACCATCCAGGAAGACCCCAGCACAGACTCACATATGGACGAGGATGGGTTTGAGAAGGACCCCTTCCCAAATAGCAGCACAGCCGCCAAGTCATTTGAGGATCTCACGGACCATCCGGTCACCAGAAGTGAAAAGGCTGCCTCCTTTAAACTGCAGCGTCAGAATCGTGTTGACAGCAAAGAAACAGAGTGCTAGTTTAGTTCTCAGCTCTTCTGACTTAAgtgtgcaaaatatttttatagatttgacCTACAGTCACAGCTTATATTTTGTGAAGACTGGGAAGTGACTTAGCAGATGCTGGTCATGTGTTTGAACTTCCTGCAGGTAAACAGTTCTTGTGTGGTTTGGCCCTTCTCCTTTTGAAAAGGTAAGGTGAAGGTGAATCTAGCTTATTTTGAGGCTTTCaggttttagttttttaaatatcttttgacCTGTGGTGCAAAAGCAGAAAATACAGCTGGATTGGGTTATGAATATTTACGTTTTTGTAAATTAATCTTTTATATTGATAACAGCACTGACTAGGGAAAtgatcagtctttttttttatacACTGTAATGAACCGCTGAATATGAGGCATTTGGCATTTATTTGTGATGACAActggaatagtttttttttttttgccttcaacTAAAAACAAAGGAGATAAATCTAGTTATACATTGTCTCTAAATTGTGGGTCTATTTCTAGTTATTACCCAGAGTTTTTATGTAGCAGggaaaatatatatctaaatttaGAAATCATTTGGGTTAATATGGCTCTTCATAATTCTAAGACGAATGCTCTCTAGAAACCTAACCACCTACCTTACAGTGAGGGCTATACATGGTAGCCAGTTGAATTTATGGAATCTACCAACGCTAGGGCCCTGATTTGCCGGgcagtttttctgtattttataagtATCTTCATGTATCCCTGTTACTGATAGGGATACATGCTCTTAGAAAATTCACtattggctgggagtggtggctcatgcctgtaatcccagcacttggagaggctgaggctgcgccactacactccagcctgggtgacagagtgagactctgcctccaaaaaaaaaaaaaaaaaaaaaaaaaaaaattcactatctACAAacctagaatatttaaaatacaaagattgCCTGTTTTCAAACACTATTGAATAAGAGGGTGAGATatttcttaacaacaacaacaaaaaaaacaggttgTTTTGAATGTGATGAGCCAGCCAGGAGATAGAATACTACCTGCCCTTAGGGTTGGGGGCTGTCCCCACAAGAATTGATACTTCAGAAACCCTTTTTATTGACCCACAAGCAGATATTTGAATTACTTCTTACTTTATTGCTCCAGGATTCTGGATGGGCTGCATTTACTGTGTGAAGGATAAAAATCATTAGCCTGGATTCTGATTTCTATAAATTGCcattaaaagctttttttcccctaagaacTGAAATGTGCTCACCAGCCAAAACATTTTAACTTGTAAACTTTGAGGGCAGTTAACCAAACCTGTGACTAATCATATCTCCTCCTACCCCCCCATTTCCAAGGACATTTGTTACTCAGATACTTGTTATACTAATACTTGAACTTGTACCTTATGGTATTTGCTATCTTTTAACTAGTCATGATATTCTTATACTTTAGTTACACTTTTGGAATTTGATACAAGGTTGAGTggggtgtgtgggtgtatgtatgAGTgaaacagttctcaaaagaatgtaag
This genomic window from Pan troglodytes isolate AG18354 chromosome 12, NHGRI_mPanTro3-v2.0_pri, whole genome shotgun sequence contains:
- the ADAM17 gene encoding disintegrin and metalloproteinase domain-containing protein 17 isoform X5; the protein is MAKSYPNEEKDAWDVKMLLEQFSFDIAEEASKVCLAHLFTYQDFDMGTLGLAYVGSPRANSHGGVCPKAYYSPVGKKNIYLNSGLTSTKNYGKTILTKEADLVTTHELGHNFGAEHDPDGLAECAPNEDQGGKYVMYPIAVSGDHENNKMFSNCSKQSIYKTIESKAQECFQERSNKVCGNSRVDEGEECDPGIMYLNNDTCCNSDCTLKEGVQCSDRNSPCCKNCQFETAQKKCQEAINATCKGVSYCTGNSSECPPPGNAEDDTVCLDLGKCKDGKCIPFCEREQQLESCACNETDNSCKVCCRDLSGRCVPYVDAEQKNLFLRKGKPCTVGFCDMNGKCEKRVQDVIERFWDFIDQLSINTFGKFLADNIVGSVLVFSLIFWIPFSILVHCVDKKLDKQYESLSLFHPSNVEMLSSMDSASVRIIKPFPAPQTPGRLQPAPVIPSAPAAPKLDHQRMDTIQEDPSTDSHMDEDGFEKDPFPNSSTAAKSFEDLTDHPVTRSEKAASFKLQRQNRVDSKETEC